From one Rhizobium sp. CIAT894 genomic stretch:
- a CDS encoding UPF0262 family protein, with product MAKGDFRLCDVVLDDTIGRSTPDVEHERAVAIFDLIEENSFAPLGHAGGPYRLNISLVDSKLVFAITTEEGGAVATHILSLTPFRRIVKDYFMICESYYEAIRSATPSRIEAIDMGRRGIHNEGSQTLKDRLAGKIEVDFDTARRLFTLVCVLYWRG from the coding sequence ATGGCGAAGGGCGATTTCCGGCTCTGCGACGTCGTCCTGGACGATACGATCGGCCGTTCGACGCCCGATGTCGAGCATGAACGCGCCGTCGCCATCTTCGATCTGATCGAGGAGAACAGCTTTGCGCCGCTCGGCCATGCCGGCGGGCCTTACCGGCTGAACATCTCGCTGGTCGATTCGAAGCTGGTCTTTGCCATCACCACCGAAGAGGGCGGCGCGGTCGCCACCCATATCCTGTCGCTCACGCCCTTCCGGCGGATCGTCAAGGATTACTTCATGATCTGCGAGAGCTATTATGAAGCGATCCGTTCGGCCACACCGAGCCGCATCGAGGCGATCGACATGGGCCGTCGCGGCATCCACAATGAAGGTTCGCAGACGCTGAAGGACAGGCTGGCCGGCAAGATAGAGGTCGATTTCGACACCGCCCGGCGGCTGTTCACCCTGGTCTGCGTGCTCTACTGGCGCGGGTGA
- a CDS encoding low molecular weight phosphatase family protein gives MDLGADIHEGKRPGAILFMCGMNAIRSPMAEAIARSMLPANTYIRSAGVRAGERDPFVDVVLDEIGLSLGRRLPQTLEELEDDYFDLIITLSPQAHHAALELTRSNAIDVVYWPTMDPTVVSGTREQILESYREVRDHLTGLIESRLLKRNGIAAQSA, from the coding sequence ATGGATCTCGGCGCCGACATCCACGAGGGAAAGCGGCCGGGCGCCATCCTCTTCATGTGCGGAATGAATGCCATCCGCTCGCCGATGGCCGAAGCGATCGCCCGCAGCATGCTGCCTGCCAATACCTATATCCGTTCGGCCGGCGTTCGCGCCGGCGAGCGCGACCCCTTCGTCGATGTGGTGCTCGATGAGATCGGGCTTTCCCTCGGGCGCCGCCTGCCGCAGACGCTGGAAGAACTCGAGGACGATTATTTCGATCTGATCATCACGCTGTCGCCGCAGGCCCATCATGCCGCCCTCGAGCTGACCCGCTCGAATGCGATCGATGTCGTCTACTGGCCGACGATGGATCCGACGGTCGTCAGCGGCACGCGCGAGCAGATTTTGGAAAGCTACCGCGAGGTCCGCGATCACCTGACCGGCCTCATCGAAAGCCGGCTGCTCAAACGAAATGGCATTGCCGCGCAATCGGCATGA
- a CDS encoding TetR/AcrR family transcriptional regulator, whose amino-acid sequence MPKSTANAPATGANEVRDRILETASELFYRRGVRAVGVDLVVEKSGVAKTSLYRHFGTKDDLIAAFLKREDLDFWSTWDRVTEQYPDDAAAELDAHFEWIGERVGRENYRGCPQINTAAEFPEPDHPARKVAQTHMREMRRRLKTIAEGLAVAAPDRLAGQLAVLINGAFVSMQVFEPGEATGLLRDAAHALIAASRS is encoded by the coding sequence ATGCCAAAAAGCACAGCCAACGCCCCTGCCACCGGCGCCAACGAGGTCCGCGACAGGATTCTCGAAACGGCATCGGAGCTCTTTTACCGACGCGGGGTGCGCGCCGTCGGCGTCGATCTTGTGGTGGAAAAGTCAGGCGTCGCCAAAACCAGCCTCTACCGCCATTTCGGCACCAAGGACGACCTGATCGCGGCCTTTCTCAAGCGTGAAGACCTGGATTTCTGGAGCACCTGGGACCGGGTGACGGAGCAGTACCCGGACGATGCCGCGGCCGAACTCGACGCCCATTTCGAATGGATCGGCGAAAGGGTCGGGCGGGAAAATTACCGCGGCTGCCCGCAAATCAATACAGCCGCCGAGTTCCCCGAACCCGATCACCCTGCACGCAAGGTCGCACAGACCCACATGCGTGAGATGAGGCGGCGCCTGAAGACCATAGCCGAGGGACTGGCGGTTGCAGCGCCCGACAGGCTCGCCGGCCAACTGGCGGTGCTGATCAACGGCGCCTTTGTCAGCATGCAGGTCTTTGAACCGGGCGAGGCGACCGGATTGCTCCGCGATGCTGCCCATGCGCTGATCGCCGCCAGCCGCAGTTGA
- the yacG gene encoding DNA gyrase inhibitor YacG: MPEDKKAAAKVEPLRKTRPCPECGKPSHREHYPFCSNRCREVDLSRWLTGAYAIPVAEDETKADYPDEEN, from the coding sequence ATGCCCGAAGACAAGAAAGCCGCTGCCAAGGTCGAGCCGCTGCGCAAGACGCGCCCTTGCCCCGAATGCGGCAAACCCTCGCACCGCGAACATTACCCCTTCTGTTCCAACCGCTGCCGCGAGGTCGACCTCTCCCGCTGGCTGACCGGCGCCTATGCCATTCCGGTGGCCGAGGATGAGACCAAGGCCGATTATCCGGATGAGGAAAACTAG
- a CDS encoding phosphodiester glycosidase family protein, which yields MSVTRKLLFGLTAALVVMIVVGAGWLWQVAGAYGFNTVLRRGGTYWITVKPDDERLSASMQLALKSPVPAVQPGSLVWQEPEIGFEVAELPVLADGREVDRIFLSRIDPMRFRFVVHNASQGDKGIDEWEHALPKAVLIVNGSYYDMHGRPDTPFISEGVAMGPRQYDAKAGAFFADAASADIRDLTHQDWGSALAGATNAMVSYPLLIGDDGQTHVNVKSRWLANRTFVAKDGSGRILIGTTKEAFFSLDRLAEFLKASPLDLKVALNLDGGPLAHRSVRLNGYSQKFYARWEAQVEDDNVKLLRWPVLQANWAMPMVLTVERR from the coding sequence ATGTCAGTAACTCGCAAGCTCCTATTCGGGCTGACTGCCGCTTTGGTTGTTATGATTGTTGTCGGCGCCGGTTGGCTCTGGCAGGTCGCGGGCGCCTATGGGTTCAACACCGTATTGCGCCGTGGCGGAACCTACTGGATCACCGTGAAGCCTGACGATGAGCGCCTATCGGCCTCCATGCAACTGGCGTTGAAGAGCCCAGTCCCGGCCGTGCAGCCGGGGTCGCTGGTCTGGCAAGAACCTGAGATTGGCTTCGAGGTGGCGGAGCTGCCGGTGCTTGCCGATGGTCGCGAAGTCGACCGGATTTTCCTCAGCAGGATTGATCCCATGCGCTTCCGCTTCGTCGTCCATAACGCGTCACAGGGTGATAAGGGCATTGACGAATGGGAGCATGCCTTGCCCAAGGCCGTGCTGATCGTCAACGGCAGCTACTACGACATGCATGGCCGGCCCGACACGCCCTTTATCAGTGAGGGTGTCGCGATGGGACCCCGGCAGTATGATGCGAAGGCCGGCGCCTTCTTTGCGGATGCTGCCTCTGCCGACATCCGTGACCTGACCCATCAAGATTGGGGAAGTGCCCTTGCCGGGGCGACGAATGCGATGGTTTCCTATCCGCTCCTGATCGGCGACGATGGCCAGACCCATGTGAATGTGAAAAGCCGCTGGCTGGCCAATCGAACCTTTGTCGCCAAGGACGGCTCAGGCCGCATCTTGATCGGCACGACGAAGGAGGCGTTCTTTTCTCTCGATCGGTTGGCGGAATTTCTCAAGGCGTCGCCACTGGATCTCAAAGTAGCGCTTAACCTCGACGGCGGCCCCCTCGCGCACCGCAGCGTCCGGCTGAACGGGTATAGCCAGAAATTTTATGCGCGATGGGAAGCACAGGTCGAGGATGACAATGTCAAACTGCTGCGTTGGCCGGTTCTTCAGGCCAATTGGGCCATGCCGATGGTTCTGACGGTCGAGCGGAGATAG
- the hisD gene encoding histidinol dehydrogenase, with product MAIWLDQASEGFEQHFAAFLTTKREVSEDVNATVRAIIDDVRARGDVALAEYSLKFDGIDFAKVPMRVTPEEIDAAIEAVPAEVLGALKLAALRIESHHRRQLPKDDIYEDDLGVGLGSRWTAIEAVGLYVPGGTASYPSSVLMNAVPAKVAGVERIVIAVPATGGAVNPAVLAAAKLVGVTEIYRVGGAQAIAALAYGTETIAPVAKITGPGNAYVAAAKRHVFGTVGIDMIAGPSEVLVIADKDNNPDWIAADLLAQAEHDVSAQAILITDDAEFGKAVEQAVERQLKTLNRAETAAASWRDFGAVILVADLKQAIPLANRIAAEHLELALADPDRLLDGIRNAGAIFIGAHTPEVIGDYVGGSNHVLPTARSARFSSGLSVLDFVKRTSILRLGPQQLRTLGPAAIALAVSEGLDAHARSVAIRLNLER from the coding sequence TTGGCAATCTGGCTGGATCAGGCATCGGAAGGTTTCGAGCAGCATTTCGCTGCCTTTCTGACGACGAAGCGCGAAGTTTCCGAGGATGTGAACGCCACCGTTCGCGCCATCATCGATGATGTCAGGGCCCGCGGTGATGTGGCGCTGGCCGAATATTCGCTGAAATTCGACGGCATCGATTTCGCCAAAGTCCCGATGCGCGTCACGCCGGAAGAGATCGACGCGGCGATCGAGGCGGTGCCTGCCGAAGTGCTGGGCGCGCTGAAGCTTGCCGCACTGCGCATCGAATCCCATCATCGCCGGCAGTTGCCGAAGGATGATATTTACGAGGATGATCTCGGCGTCGGTCTCGGTTCGCGCTGGACGGCGATCGAAGCTGTCGGCCTCTATGTGCCGGGCGGCACCGCAAGTTATCCAAGCTCGGTGCTGATGAATGCCGTGCCGGCCAAGGTTGCCGGCGTCGAGCGCATCGTCATTGCGGTCCCCGCCACCGGCGGCGCCGTCAATCCGGCGGTGCTGGCTGCCGCCAAGCTTGTCGGCGTTACTGAGATCTACCGTGTCGGCGGCGCCCAGGCGATCGCCGCTCTTGCCTATGGCACCGAGACGATCGCCCCGGTCGCCAAGATCACCGGCCCCGGCAATGCCTATGTCGCTGCCGCCAAGCGCCACGTCTTCGGCACCGTCGGCATCGATATGATCGCCGGTCCCTCCGAAGTGCTTGTGATCGCCGATAAGGACAACAATCCCGATTGGATCGCCGCCGACCTCCTGGCGCAGGCCGAGCACGATGTCAGCGCCCAGGCGATCCTGATCACCGACGATGCCGAATTCGGCAAGGCGGTGGAACAGGCGGTCGAACGCCAGCTGAAAACGCTCAATCGCGCCGAGACGGCGGCGGCAAGCTGGCGCGATTTCGGCGCAGTCATCCTCGTTGCCGATCTGAAACAGGCCATACCGCTCGCCAACCGCATCGCTGCCGAGCATCTGGAGCTTGCGCTCGCCGATCCGGATCGGCTGCTCGACGGCATCCGCAATGCCGGTGCGATCTTCATCGGCGCTCATACGCCCGAGGTGATCGGCGATTATGTCGGCGGTTCGAACCACGTGCTGCCGACGGCACGGTCGGCGCGCTTCTCATCCGGTCTTTCGGTGCTCGATTTCGTCAAGCGTACCTCGATCCTGCGCCTCGGCCCGCAGCAGCTCCGCACCCTCGGCCCGGCGGCAATTGCCCTTGCCGTCTCCGAAGGCCTCGATGCCCATGCGCGATCGGTCGCGATCCGCCTCAACCTCGAAAGGTGA
- a CDS encoding cytotoxic translational repressor of toxin-antitoxin stability system, with protein MKKIAYSKAAVKALRKMQQKRAAAIVAKVEAFANGETVDLKKLQGSEFFRIRVGQDRVIIDDQTMQVLVVKAGPRGDVYNE; from the coding sequence ATGAAAAAGATCGCGTACAGCAAAGCTGCCGTGAAGGCACTCCGCAAAATGCAGCAGAAGCGCGCGGCCGCGATCGTAGCCAAGGTAGAAGCCTTCGCCAATGGCGAGACAGTCGACCTCAAGAAGCTGCAAGGCAGCGAATTTTTTCGCATTCGCGTTGGGCAGGACCGGGTCATCATAGACGACCAGACTATGCAGGTCTTGGTCGTCAAAGCTGGCCCACGTGGCGATGTTTATAACGAATAG
- the murA gene encoding UDP-N-acetylglucosamine 1-carboxyvinyltransferase, whose amino-acid sequence MDRIRIVGGNELNGIIPISGAKNAALPLMIASLLTSDTLTLENVPHLADVELLMRILGNHGVDVAVNGRRERQEDSYARTIHFTCRTIVDTTASYELVSKMRASFWVIGPLLAREGHCRVSLPGGCAIGTRPVDLFIEGLTALGATMEIDAGYINAKAPAGGLIGARYTFPKVSVGATHVLMMAATLARGTTVIGNAAREPEVVDLANCLNAMGAKISGAGTATITIEGVTSLSGARHRVLPDRIETGTYAMAVAMAGGDVVLENTDVALLDTALETLRRAGAEISSTNNGMRVRRNGAGIKPVDIVTDPFPGFPTDLQAQFMALMTRSSGISHVTETIFENRFMHVQELARLGARITLSGQTAKIEGVQRLRGAPVMATDLRASVSLVIAGLAAEGETTVSRVYHLDRGFERLEEKLTRCGAIVERISE is encoded by the coding sequence ATGGATCGTATCAGAATTGTCGGCGGTAATGAGCTGAATGGCATCATCCCGATTTCCGGCGCCAAGAATGCCGCACTGCCGCTGATGATTGCCTCGCTTCTGACCAGCGATACGCTGACGCTGGAAAACGTGCCGCATCTGGCCGATGTCGAACTGCTGATGCGCATCCTCGGCAATCACGGCGTCGACGTCGCCGTCAACGGCCGCCGTGAGCGCCAGGAAGATTCATACGCCCGCACGATCCATTTCACCTGCCGCACCATTGTCGATACCACCGCTTCCTATGAGCTGGTCTCGAAGATGCGCGCCTCCTTCTGGGTCATCGGCCCGCTCTTGGCGCGCGAAGGCCATTGCCGCGTGTCGCTGCCGGGCGGCTGCGCCATCGGCACGCGTCCCGTCGATCTCTTCATCGAGGGCCTGACGGCGCTCGGCGCCACCATGGAGATTGACGCCGGTTACATCAACGCCAAGGCGCCGGCCGGCGGCCTGATCGGCGCGCGCTACACCTTCCCGAAAGTCTCGGTCGGCGCCACCCATGTGCTGATGATGGCGGCAACGCTTGCCCGCGGCACGACTGTCATCGGCAATGCCGCCCGCGAGCCTGAGGTCGTCGACCTTGCCAACTGCCTGAACGCCATGGGCGCCAAGATCTCCGGCGCCGGCACTGCGACCATCACCATCGAAGGCGTCACCTCGCTCTCCGGCGCCCGCCACCGCGTCCTGCCGGATCGTATCGAGACCGGCACCTATGCCATGGCGGTCGCCATGGCCGGCGGCGACGTCGTGCTCGAAAATACCGATGTGGCGCTGCTCGACACCGCACTGGAAACGCTGCGCCGCGCCGGCGCCGAGATTTCGTCGACCAACAACGGCATGCGCGTCAGGCGCAACGGCGCCGGCATCAAGCCGGTCGATATCGTCACCGATCCCTTCCCGGGCTTCCCCACCGATCTGCAGGCGCAGTTCATGGCGCTGATGACCCGCTCTTCGGGCATCTCGCATGTTACCGAGACCATCTTCGAAAACCGCTTCATGCATGTGCAGGAGCTTGCCCGCCTCGGCGCCAGGATCACGCTCTCCGGCCAGACGGCGAAGATCGAAGGTGTCCAGCGCCTGCGCGGCGCCCCCGTCATGGCGACCGATCTGCGCGCCTCCGTTTCGCTTGTTATCGCCGGCCTTGCCGCCGAGGGCGAAACCACGGTCTCGCGCGTCTATCACCTCGATCGCGGTTTCGAGCGGCTCGAGGAGAAGCTGACCCGCTGCGGCGCCATCGTCGAGCGCATCAGCGAGTAA
- the infA gene encoding translation initiation factor IF-1 has protein sequence MPKEEVLEFPGIVTELLPNATFRVKLENEHEIIAHTAGRMRKNRIRVLAGDKVLVEMTPYDLTKGRITYRFK, from the coding sequence ATGCCTAAAGAAGAAGTCCTCGAATTCCCGGGTATCGTCACCGAACTTCTGCCGAATGCGACGTTCCGCGTGAAGCTCGAAAACGAACACGAGATCATCGCCCATACCGCCGGCCGCATGCGCAAGAACCGCATCCGCGTTCTCGCCGGCGACAAGGTGCTGGTGGAAATGACGCCCTATGACCTGACCAAGGGCCGCATCACCTACCGTTTCAAGTAA
- a CDS encoding helix-turn-helix transcriptional regulator — MGEIQKLTIDGKGYVLLSEDDYQDLVDISDARAAKARIDDGEETWPQDVVEALIAGEDPVRVFRKHRGISIKELAEKAGLSQPYLSEIETGKKEGSLDALKAIARTLEVDLDDLA; from the coding sequence ATGGGTGAAATCCAGAAACTAACCATCGACGGCAAGGGATACGTGCTGCTTTCCGAAGATGATTATCAGGACCTTGTCGATATCAGCGACGCGCGCGCAGCAAAGGCGCGCATCGACGATGGCGAAGAAACCTGGCCTCAAGACGTCGTCGAGGCGCTGATCGCCGGTGAAGATCCTGTCCGCGTGTTCCGTAAGCATCGCGGCATCAGCATCAAGGAACTGGCTGAAAAGGCCGGGCTCTCGCAGCCTTATCTTTCCGAAATCGAGACTGGAAAGAAAGAGGGCTCCCTAGATGCTCTAAAGGCGATCGCTCGTACGCTGGAAGTCGACCTTGACGATCTGGCTTGA
- a CDS encoding Maf-like protein — protein MTLKYKLILASGSPRRVDLLNQAGIEPSRLMPMDIDEAPKKSEHPRSLARRLSAEKAEAALAAIKGDITWKGSYILSADTVVAVGRRILGKAEFADEALSSLHLLSGRNHMVYTGVCLVTPDRKIRQKIVETKVRFKRLSGFEIENYLASGQWRGKAGAYGIQGLAGTFVQKMVGSYTNVVGLPLYETILLLTGEGFDVHSRWPEG, from the coding sequence ATGACGCTGAAATACAAGCTCATTCTGGCCTCGGGCTCGCCCCGTCGCGTCGACCTGCTCAATCAGGCCGGCATCGAGCCGTCGCGGCTGATGCCGATGGATATCGACGAGGCGCCGAAGAAGTCGGAGCATCCGCGTTCGCTCGCCCGCAGGCTTTCGGCTGAGAAGGCCGAAGCTGCCCTTGCGGCCATCAAGGGCGATATCACCTGGAAGGGCAGCTATATCCTGTCTGCCGATACGGTGGTGGCCGTTGGCCGGCGCATTCTCGGCAAGGCCGAGTTCGCCGACGAGGCCTTGAGCTCGCTGCATCTGCTGTCCGGGCGCAACCATATGGTCTACACCGGCGTTTGCCTGGTGACGCCGGATCGCAAGATCCGCCAGAAGATCGTCGAGACCAAGGTCCGCTTCAAGCGGCTGTCCGGCTTCGAGATCGAGAACTACCTGGCCTCGGGCCAGTGGCGCGGCAAAGCAGGCGCTTACGGCATCCAGGGCCTTGCCGGCACCTTCGTGCAGAAGATGGTGGGCTCCTACACCAATGTCGTCGGCCTGCCGCTTTATGAAACCATTCTGCTTCTGACCGGCGAAGGCTTCGATGTGCATAGCCGGTGGCCCGAGGGCTGA
- a CDS encoding saccharopine dehydrogenase NADP-binding domain-containing protein produces MTIDEATDTTTSRAVAVLGANGHTGRFVVAELLRRGLQPIAIGRSAKRLAEAGFPEHGVECREAAVEDDAALDRALAGAAAVINCAGPFMDTADAVVRAALRAGIHYLDVTAEQPSVQATLERHEAAAGKAGVAVIPAMGFYGGLADLLVAVAMDDWDDADAIEVFVALDSWLPTKGTRVTGEKNTARRLAVNGGQLEPVRQPPAERVSTLPEPFGRQTFVELSFSEVPLIARRIQTKELHSFLGTTALRDVRDPSTPPPQPVDETGRSAQRFAVEVIVSQGDVRRRIVVQGQDIYAVTAPIICEAVQRVLAGDIRDTGAKPPAAIFDAESFLRALAPHLSVEIAEM; encoded by the coding sequence ATGACCATCGATGAAGCAACTGACACCACGACATCTCGGGCCGTAGCGGTCCTGGGCGCAAATGGCCATACTGGGCGTTTTGTCGTTGCCGAACTCTTGCGGCGCGGGTTGCAACCTATCGCGATTGGACGGAGTGCCAAGCGGCTGGCGGAGGCGGGCTTTCCGGAACACGGCGTCGAATGCCGTGAAGCTGCGGTGGAGGATGACGCGGCTCTGGACAGGGCGCTCGCCGGGGCGGCGGCGGTGATAAACTGCGCTGGGCCGTTCATGGACACGGCCGACGCGGTGGTGCGTGCCGCGTTGCGGGCGGGCATCCATTATCTCGACGTAACAGCCGAGCAGCCGAGCGTACAGGCGACGTTGGAGCGTCACGAGGCTGCCGCCGGAAAAGCGGGCGTGGCCGTCATCCCGGCGATGGGATTTTACGGCGGACTGGCCGACCTGCTGGTCGCAGTTGCCATGGATGATTGGGATGATGCCGACGCGATCGAGGTCTTCGTTGCGCTCGACAGTTGGCTGCCGACAAAAGGGACGCGCGTGACCGGAGAGAAAAACACAGCGCGGCGCCTGGCCGTCAACGGCGGGCAGCTTGAGCCGGTACGCCAACCGCCTGCCGAACGCGTATCCACGTTGCCGGAACCATTCGGCCGGCAAACATTCGTCGAACTTTCCTTTTCGGAAGTACCGCTGATCGCTCGTCGCATCCAGACAAAGGAATTGCACAGTTTTCTTGGCACAACGGCCCTGCGGGATGTTCGCGACCCGTCGACCCCGCCACCGCAGCCTGTCGACGAAACCGGGCGCTCGGCGCAGCGTTTTGCCGTGGAAGTGATTGTCTCGCAAGGCGACGTGCGTCGCCGGATCGTCGTCCAAGGACAGGACATCTACGCCGTCACGGCGCCGATTATCTGCGAAGCGGTCCAGCGCGTCCTGGCGGGGGACATTCGCGATACTGGCGCAAAGCCACCGGCTGCGATTTTCGATGCGGAAAGTTTCCTGCGGGCGCTCGCCCCGCACCTGTCGGTCGAGATCGCAGAAATGTAA
- a CDS encoding diguanylate cyclase — MTSSSLSALLKIVFRLKVKRKTRQTLASRALRLAALRIALVCACAGGVSYFINHAALEQSVRKQLSLSTEQALQRESLPFREVKDLEKNFLAEFDRIYAIPEARQSLALDFDHIFYRHEDGSYTQRPGLFEGAPLPDGRRFPGMSATYAPDVTPDEDVKTRFALSYLLSYQFGSAAKGRLFNFYGVVPEKGFPIYQAADIAKVFQYEGPDALKLETFEFYSRGFGGPQNDTFFTRIYWDPSNNAWMTTIATPDAPDASGKHRIMACVDVLLDDLMKRTASPTLPGARATIFAADAQGTLIFDGKYADKITASAGEASISSLEIADYQPLLKASQSIEAGSVSLIDSAGEITAVGRIPDTPWMLAVHYPKSLMRSAILTNLGIVIAVGLLTLFVELFILRSILQKQVAEPLVRLIHATQLVGRSGVTVANDALPTHSDDEIGELARDFASMAARVHAAHEALEGKIRDRTSELERLNQRLLTISQTDEMTGVANRRRFDEVLASELTGLGQGQELLMLAMVDADWFKGYNDRYGHPAGDACLKEIAGVLERNTRSKQDLVARYGGEEFAIIARVASASNAPIIGQALCSAMAAVKLTHEGSPFGHVTISVGIALATPDQNISPEALLLEADRALYRAKQRGRNQAVIAEPSADTEIQQIGA, encoded by the coding sequence ATGACATCGAGCAGTCTGAGCGCGTTGTTGAAGATCGTCTTCAGACTGAAGGTGAAGCGGAAAACGCGCCAGACGCTGGCGTCGCGGGCATTGCGGCTGGCGGCGCTGCGCATCGCACTGGTCTGCGCCTGTGCGGGCGGCGTGTCCTATTTCATCAATCATGCAGCCCTTGAGCAGTCGGTGCGCAAGCAGCTCTCGCTTTCGACCGAACAGGCCTTGCAGCGCGAGTCTCTGCCATTCCGTGAGGTGAAGGATCTCGAAAAGAATTTCCTGGCCGAGTTCGACCGGATCTACGCGATCCCGGAAGCCCGGCAATCATTGGCACTCGATTTCGACCATATTTTCTATCGCCATGAGGATGGATCCTACACCCAGCGCCCGGGATTGTTCGAAGGCGCGCCGTTGCCGGATGGGCGCAGATTTCCCGGCATGTCGGCGACTTACGCGCCTGACGTGACACCGGATGAGGATGTGAAGACACGCTTTGCGTTGTCCTATCTGCTTTCTTACCAATTCGGTTCCGCCGCCAAGGGCCGCCTCTTCAATTTCTACGGCGTGGTGCCGGAGAAAGGTTTCCCCATCTATCAGGCTGCCGACATCGCCAAGGTTTTCCAATATGAAGGCCCGGATGCGCTGAAACTCGAGACCTTCGAATTTTACTCCCGCGGGTTCGGCGGGCCGCAGAACGATACTTTCTTCACCCGCATCTACTGGGATCCTTCCAACAATGCGTGGATGACGACGATTGCGACGCCCGATGCGCCTGATGCTTCGGGCAAACATCGCATCATGGCTTGTGTCGACGTGCTGCTCGACGATCTGATGAAACGAACCGCCAGCCCGACACTGCCGGGCGCGCGGGCGACGATTTTTGCCGCCGATGCTCAGGGCACACTGATCTTCGACGGCAAATATGCCGACAAGATCACCGCCAGCGCCGGCGAAGCCTCGATTTCCTCGCTTGAAATCGCCGACTACCAGCCTCTGCTGAAGGCAAGCCAGTCGATCGAAGCGGGTTCGGTGTCGCTCATCGACAGCGCCGGCGAAATTACCGCCGTCGGCCGGATCCCGGATACGCCTTGGATGCTCGCCGTCCACTATCCGAAATCTCTGATGCGATCCGCCATCCTCACCAATCTCGGGATCGTCATCGCGGTCGGGCTGCTCACTCTGTTCGTCGAACTTTTCATCCTCCGTTCGATCCTGCAAAAGCAGGTCGCCGAACCGCTGGTGCGATTGATCCACGCCACGCAGCTGGTCGGCCGTTCCGGCGTGACCGTTGCCAACGACGCCCTGCCCACGCATTCCGATGACGAGATCGGCGAGCTTGCCCGCGATTTTGCGTCGATGGCCGCGCGCGTTCACGCGGCCCATGAAGCGCTTGAGGGGAAGATACGGGATCGGACGTCCGAGCTGGAGCGGCTCAATCAGAGGCTCCTGACGATCAGCCAGACGGACGAAATGACGGGTGTGGCCAACCGGCGTCGCTTCGACGAGGTTCTCGCCAGCGAGCTCACCGGGCTTGGGCAGGGTCAGGAGCTGCTGATGCTTGCCATGGTGGATGCCGACTGGTTCAAAGGCTACAACGACCGATACGGCCATCCGGCCGGAGATGCCTGCCTGAAGGAGATCGCCGGGGTGCTGGAGCGCAATACGCGCAGCAAACAAGACCTCGTTGCCCGTTACGGCGGAGAGGAATTCGCCATCATTGCGCGGGTCGCTTCAGCCAGCAACGCGCCCATCATCGGACAGGCCCTCTGTTCGGCAATGGCGGCCGTCAAGCTGACGCATGAGGGATCGCCTTTCGGGCACGTGACGATCAGCGTCGGCATTGCGCTGGCGACACCCGATCAAAATATCTCTCCGGAGGCGCTGTTGCTCGAAGCCGATCGCGCGCTTTATCGCGCCAAGCAGCGAGGCCGGAATCAAGCCGTCATCGCCGAGCCTTCTGCCGATACTGAGATACAGCAGATCGGCGCCTGA
- a CDS encoding DUF2948 family protein, with product MTDLKLVALDDEDLAVISAHMQDSVFKVGDIDWSPRDAQFALAVNRFVWEGAERKRKGFERRRAALVFKRVLAVRSLGIDRGKRDEVLSLLALRFERKGEGPDGTIELSLSGTASIALDVECIEVQLADIGGAWEASSKPRHL from the coding sequence ATGACCGATCTGAAGCTCGTAGCGCTCGATGACGAGGACCTTGCGGTCATTTCCGCGCATATGCAGGACAGCGTCTTCAAGGTCGGCGATATCGACTGGTCGCCGCGCGACGCGCAGTTCGCCCTTGCCGTCAATCGTTTCGTCTGGGAAGGTGCCGAGCGCAAGCGCAAGGGTTTCGAGCGCCGCCGGGCTGCTCTGGTCTTCAAGCGCGTGCTGGCCGTGCGGTCGCTCGGCATCGATCGTGGCAAACGCGACGAGGTGCTGTCATTGCTGGCGCTGCGTTTCGAGCGGAAAGGCGAGGGGCCGGATGGCACGATCGAGCTGTCTCTGTCCGGCACCGCCTCGATCGCGCTCGATGTCGAATGCATCGAGGTGCAGCTCGCCGATATCGGCGGTGCCTGGGAGGCTTCCTCCAAGCCTCGTCACCTCTAG